Genomic DNA from Novipirellula galeiformis:
CCGCTCTTGGCGAGGAGACCGCATCGGTGCGAGTGAGCGGGTGTCGCCAATAGCCCATGGGACGCTCAGGACGCGAAACATCGTGACGCTCATGCTATCGGGGCGTATGATGTTTTTCGTGCTTTTGTCTCAACGCATCCGCGCGGAATGCTCATGAATCGGCCCAGTGAATTTCGCATGCCCAGTGACGAGTGTCGGCTCGTCGTGGTCCAGGACCAATTGCAACCGTGTCCGTATCTCGGCGACACGATGGCTCGTATGCCGCTTCGGCTTCCCATCGGCAACGTGACCCCGGAAATCACCGATCAAATGCTGGCGATGGGATTTCGCCGTAGCGGCGACTTTGTCTATCGCACGCAATGCCCTGCCTGCCAAGCATGTCATCCGACGCGGCTTGATGTGTCGACATTCCGGTGGACAAAATCGTTTAAACGCGTGCTCCGTCGTGGAGATCAAGACCTGACTTGGCAATGGAATCCACCAAGTGTCGATGCCCTGCGCACGGAAATGTTTAACCAACATCGTCACCAGCGAAACTTGGGAATCCGTGATGAACAGGTCGACGAAGACGCTTACCGCTCATTCCTCTCGGACTCGTGTTGCGAGACTCGTGAGCTCTCCATCTGGAAGGCGAACCGACTCGTTGCCGTTTCGATTGTCGACATCGGCCGGCGTAGCACTTCGGCGGTCTACACTCACTTTCGGCCCGAAGAGAGTCGCTACAGCCTGGGTACCTACGCGGTGTTAAAGCAAATCGAGTGGGCGCAAGCCACTGCTCGCCAATATGTTTATCTCGGTATGTACGTCGCCGAGAACTCGCACCTGAATTACAAGTCCCGCTTCCAACCGCAACAGCGTCTCGTGGAAGGCCGGTGGATTGATTTCGACCAACGGTGAGCTTGCCATCCTCACTCTCCCGCTTGCGGGAGGGGCGGACGCGTTAGCGGCTGCGGAGGGCTGGCGACACGACGCTTGCACGGTCCTTCTTTTCTAGTCTTTCTGGCTTGAAAACGCGTCTCTGGGCGGCACCCGCAGGCACTCGAACTGCTCGTCCCCTCCCCTTTGCAGTAGAATCAGGCGTGTCTTACTCTCTTTTCTTCCTGCCTGAGTCAGGTTCGACACGATGATGGTTCAACGTCTTACGTGCCTTGGGGTTCCCCTTGGCCTGTTTTTTGTCGCTTCCTTTATGACGGGCGACAGTTTGGCTCAACCGCCTCTCAGTCGTCTGCAATCGGGCGAGTTTGCTGCAGCCCTGAATGATGCTGCAAACGCATCACCTCAACAGCGAGACCAATTTCTGGCAAAAATTTCGACGGCTCAATCCGCGGTCGGCGATTCGGTGGCGGCAAATTCGACGCTTCGAGGAATCGAATCCGCAGAGGCGAGGAGTCAGGTGATCGAAACGAACAATGGAGCGGCGGGAGGAAGTTCGTTTGCCGATTTTGGTTCGCTGATGGCGCTGATCGAAACCACGGTTGTTCCCGATACCTGGGAATCTCTCGGCGGCCCCAGCACAATGGCCCCCTATCCTCAAGGGGTTTTTGTTGATCCCCAGGGAACGTTGCGCGAGTGTGAAACGTTGAGGCATGCCAATGCGATGGACAATCTAGTCGCCCAGCTCGACGATGCTGCGACTGCAACCGGTCATGCCGCCTTGTTTGCACCGTCAGCGTGGCGCACGCCCTCGCCGCTACGCAGCGTTTCACTGCGTCGATTACGCGACGCCCTTTCGTCATACCAGGTTTCGGGCCAGAGCGTTCCCGAGTCCATCCAGTATCTCGCAGGTTTATCCCAAGTCCGCTTTGTTCAATTCACCGACGACGACATTGTCCTCTCGGGTGAAGTGGGGGGCATCGAGACGTATCAAGGATGGTATCGGGATCGGGTCACCGCTCGCAACACCATGCGACTCGACTTTTTGTTGACTTGTTTGGCGGCTGCACAGAATGGCCAATCGTTTGGCTGTACGATCGATCCATCGCGTGAAGGTTTGCAAAACGCGGTCCAAGCTGCGGTGGGAATTCAAAACAAGTCGATTCCAATTGGCACTGCCGCCGAAGCGGTCCGCGTTGCCTTAGGAATGCAGCGAGTCGAGGTGTTTGGTACGCCACCGGACACGGTGTTGGGGTATGTGATGGTCGAAGCCGACCGGCACATGAAGCAACTTGCCCTCGGTGAGCGTGAATTGCCCGAGGGAGCGATCGACTACCTCGATGCCGTCGACACCTTGATCGCCCGAGGCCCGCCGCGCGATTTACTGTTGCGTCTGTGGTTTACCGCATCCCCGCGAAGCGTGCGTTCAGATACGAATCAACGAGTTTTTGAAATCCAAGGCACTCCGATTCGCTTGAGCGGCCAAAACGAACGCGCGATCGCCAGCGGCCAACGTGGCCATCTGACAAACGATCCTCGCACGGAGTTGTTTGTTGCCGATTTTAATCAGAATTGGGATCGGATCCGCCAGCAGTATCCGATCTATGGGGCTCTTGAATCGGTCTATCAAGCGGCGTCGATTGCCGAGTTAGCCCAACGCTATACCGAAGCGCGTGCCCACGATGCATTGATTCAAAGTGTGTCGCAGTTCAATGCCGATCGGCCTTGGATGTTGACTGCCCCGCGGCAAGTCGAATCGATCGCGACGATGCACACGGTTCGCCACGGCAAGCAAAACCACCACATCGTGATCGCCAGTGGAGGCGTGTCGGTCGACCCAAAGCAAACACTGCCGTCACAATTCGATCGCTACGCAACGCTCGATGCCATCTCAGCATCCACCGATCCACGCCCTCGTCTGCTCCAACGTTGGTGGTGGGACAGTGAGGAGTGAGGAGTGAGGAGTGAGGAGTGAGGAGTGAGGAGTGAGGAGACAAGGAGACAAGGAGACAAGGAGACAGGGAGACAGGGAGACAGGGAGACAGGGAGACAGGGAGACAGGGAGACAGGGAGACAGGGAGACAGGGAGACAGGGAGACAGGGAGAGTGTTTTGGCTCACGCTCCCTTTCCCCTCCTAAAGCCCCGACGTTGAGCATGCTCCGCCTCATCCCAACCGCTTGATCGCTTTGCGAGTCAGATACGGAATTGATTTTTGAATGGGGGGCCAACTCGCTTTCGCTCCCTTTTTAGGGCGGACGATGATATCGATCCCGTCCGGGACACGGTCTTGCTGAGTTCGAAAGGATTCGCGGATCAATCGTTTCCAATGGTTGCGGGCGACTGCGTTTCCAGTTCGTTTGGGAATCGTCACGCCAATCCGACTCGCCGATTTGCTGTCACGTTTAACAGCAAACAGCACCAACACGCCGTCAGCCACGCACACTCCGCGACGCAGGATCAAGGTGAACTGCGAACTGTGGACGATGCGGCGGGATTTGGGAAACCGATAACGCACGGAAGCGGGCCGTTAAAGATGAGCGTGAAGAGGAAGAACGAATATCAGTGGTTATGTAGGTGACCCGTGAGGTTCACAACGCGAAGCGTTAGCGAGGGGATTGTCGTTGTTTGCTCCGCAAACAAAACGCACCGCTAACAAACTCGGACCTCGATTGAGCGGGATTGCGACGGCTCACCCGCTTAGCTCACCCGTTTATAACACCCGCTTAGAACGACAAATCGTGTCGCAGGTTCAGCGGATTTCGTTCGGCAAACTTCTCGACCAATTCCTTCGACTCATCATCGATCGATTCAGGTAAACGAATTTGCAGTTCGACGATCAAGTCGCCTGCCGAGCCATCGCGATTGCGAATCCCCTGGCCTTTCAGCCGCAATCGTCGGCCGCTGCTGGTGCCCGCAGGAACCGACAAGGTGACTGTGCCTGAGGGGGTCGGCACGTCGATCTTGGCTCCTAGCATCGCTTCGGATAGAGAAACGGGGAGCTTGAGTTCCAAGTTTTTGCCGATCCGGCGGAAGTGAGGGTGGTCGGATACTTTGATCAACAAGATCAAATCTCCCCTAGGCCCTCCATTTGGCGACGGTTCGCCTTGGTCACGCAAGCGGATTTTTGATCCCGTTTCCACACCGGGTGGGATCGTGACCGACAACTTTTCATTTTTGCCGGTGCGATTTAAATAGAACTCTGTCGTGCCTCCCAAGACAGCGGTTTGGAGTGGCAATTCCAATTCATGACGAATGTTGCCACCCCGTTGCGGGGGCGCGGCACGACGGCCACGGCCGGCGCCTCTTCCTGCACCGCCGCGTGCTCCACCGCCCATCAGTTGTTCAAAGAAGTCGGAGAAGCCACCTTCGAATTTGACGTCACCGCCACCGCGGCCACCAAATATTTGTTCCAAATCGAGTCCTTCAAAGCCCGCGCCGCCACCACCGCCGGCGTGAGGGTTGAAGCCCCCGCCGCGAATTTTCTCGAAATCCGCACCATAGCGGTCATAAGCCGCACGTTTTTCTTCATCGCTGAGTACGTCGTAAGCTTCCTGGACACGCTTAAACTTCTCGCGTGCCGTTTTATCGTCCTGATTCTTATCTGGATGATATTTCAACGCCAACTTGCGGTGAGCTTTCTTGATATCGTCTTTCGTGGCGTCGCGAGCGACGCCTAAAATTTGGTAAAGATCTTCTGCCACGACTTCAGATTTCGGTACGGTGTAATGGTTAGGGAAATTTTGCGCAGTGCCAACTTGGCAGATTGCCTTGTATTCGCCTAGCAGGAGCAAACGGCGAACCGATCTTAAATCTTCGATCTTCGGCCGGCATAAGTCGGCAAGCCACGGAGCCACGGAGCGGATGTCGCGAAGAGTTTCCGCGGCATTAGAGCAAACGGGAAACCGACGAGCGGAGTCGGCGGGCGACATGACGAAAATGGAGCGTGCAAGATCAATGCAACCCCCCCCTCCCCCGCCGCCCACACTCCGGGCCGTTCTGCAGAGGGGCGAGAAGACCCCTCTCCTTGTCTCCTTGTCTCCTTGTCTCCTCACTCCTCACTCCTCACTCCTCACTCCTCACTCCTCACTCCTCACTCCTCACTCCGATCGCATGAATCGACTCATTCCTTCCTTGCTGCCTCTGTTTGCTGTCGCGGTTATCTCGTTCACAGCCCTGCCGATGGCGGCTTTCGCCGCAGGCGGAAAATTGACGATCCGAGTTGATGATGAAACGACGGGCGAGCCAGCCAGTGCACGGCTGGAGCTCTTTCGCGGAAACGAAAGCGGCCGGCGGATGCCGATTCGGCGTAGCGTTCCCGCCGGGATTGGTGTCGTGATCGATCGCTCCCTGGAGGTTTCCTTCCCTGACGGGCCCTATGCGTTCCGGTTGACTCGAGGCCCCGAGTATCGGGTCATTCGCGGGAATTTTGCACTCGATCCCGAAAGTCTTGATGAGCATCGGGTGCGTTTGCCCCGAATGATCAACATGCTCGACAAAGGTTGGACGAGTGGTGATTGTTGTTTGCTGGCGTCCCCCCACAGTCTGCCGCTGCGGATGGCGTCGGAAGATTTACACGTCGCCGCGGTGCTTGGTCACGAAGATGCGAAGCCGATTGCCGGTCGCGACCGGGATGATCCACCCGCCAACGATCCTTCATGGATTCGCGAAGACGCGGTGCACGATCGCGGGCTGCTGTTTTACGGATTGCCGGCAAAGCAAGACTCAGCCGAACATTCCAATGCGGAAGGCCAACTGGGTGACGAGCAATCGGAATCGCAGTCATCACACGTCCGTCCTGACAAACCGGTCGTCGCTCGACTCGCAGCCCTGCCAAAAAACGAGCCAAATCTTCATGACATCGAACGCGAGGGGAATACGGAAGTCCGAGTTGCGATTGAAAACCCGTTCGCATGGCCGTTGCCGGTCTGGTTGGCGAGTCAGCGGGTGGATGGATTCTTCCTTTTCGGTGATTGGCTGCGTTTGGACCGCAAGATCATCAACCCCAAGGACGGGCGAGCGCCCGATGGACCGCGAACGGAGCATCCAACGGAGCTAGGGCGTTGGGCTGAGCGAATATACAACAACATGCTCGAAGCTGGATTTCGGATTCCACCGCTTGCTGGCAGCGGTTCGAATGCACCGACGACCCCGGTCGGCTACAACCGGCTCTACGTCGCCGCTCCCATCGAATCTTACCGCGATCTTGATGGTAACACGGCGGTTGCCCAACGAATTCATAGCGAAGCGGAATGGTGGCATCACGCATTCAATGGCAACAGTGTTGCAACGAACGGACCGATGTTGTTGCCCACCTTGAGCGGTAAGATCCCCGGTTTCGTGTTCACGGCCAATGGCGGAGAGAAGCTAACGCTGCAGCCAGAGATTCAGTTGTCGGTGCGCGATCCCGTCGACTACTTAGAAGTCGTTCACAACGGGCAAGTCTTCTACAGCGCTCGGTTGGATGAGTTTGCCAAGGCCGGTGGGGTGATCCCCGCGTTGGATGTCGAAGAGAGTGGTTGGGTGATGATCCGGGTTATCACGCTGTACGAAGATCATTACCGAGCGGCGGTCAGTGCGCCGTGGTACATCGAGTTCGATGGCCGGTCACGCGTGACAAGGCGAAGCGTCGAGTTTTTTCGCGATTGGCTCAGCCAATACGAAGCGAGGCTAAAGAAGTTACCGCCGAATGAACTCGCACCGCATGTCCCCTACATCCGAGCCGCCCGTGCGTTTTGGTCCGCCCGCCAGCAGCAAGCAGAGGAGTGAGGCGTCGCCAAGACTTTCGGCTCCCCCAACTTCCCCTCCTCGAAACTTGTTTTGGGGAGGTCAGAGCGAGCGTTTAGCAAGCTCTGGGTGGGGCCTCGGAGTTGCAAGAAATGGAGCGTGCAAGATCAATGCAATCAGCCCTCCCCGGCCGCTAACGCGTCCGACCCTCCCAAAATAGGAGGGTGAATCAAAACACTCTTCACTCCTCTTCATACTGATCCAACAGCGCCTGCGGCACTCGTTGCACTTTCCCATCACGGTCGATCACTGCCAATGTCACGGTAGCATCGACTAGCGTCTCCGGTTGCCCGGATGGAGTCTTTCGCGTGATCGTATACTCGTGAATGATCTTGGCGGCTGTCACGCGAGCGATGGAGGTCTGCACCGTGATCAGGTCATCGTATTGAGCCGGTCGCTTGTAGCGGCAGTCGACACGTACGACAACGACCAGTTGTCCAGACGCTTCCATTTCACGGTAGCAACCGCCGGAGGCTCTTAGCAACTCAGTGCGACCGATTTCGAAGTAACGCAAGTAATTCGAGTGATGGACAAAGCCCATCGGATCGCACTCGTCATACCGAACGCGAAGTTCAAGCGAATGATGTTTCATAGGTAAGGTGGACGCCACAGTCTGACGTTCTAGGGGGACGTCCTAAGGATTCGCTGCGACAAAGAGGCTGAAGGTTGTTATCGGAACCGGTTTTCAAGCAAGCTTAAACGTCCGAATCAACCCCTGTCATCGACAGGGGCACGGCCTTTTTCGCTTTCCTCGATGAAGTGCTTCCTCGGCCCTTAACCACGACGGGAGCCATATTGGACCTCGAAGAGTCCCGTCCCTTGCTAGTGTCACTGCCATTACGGCGACGGTATCGGTTGGTGTAGCGGCCATAGCGATAGTAGCCATACCCCTTGTAACCATCGCTTGTACCTGCCTCATCTGAGTTGTTGATGACTACTCCGAACAGGTTGGCGCCGACGCTTCGCAAAATGTTCACAGACTCTTTCGCGTTCGGCTTACTCTTGCGGCGAATTCGCAGTGCCATTATCACCCCATCCGCCATCCCCGCGGTAATGCTTGGGTCGGTAACGACCAATAGCGGTGGAGTGTCCAGGATCACGTAGTCGTAGTCTTCACGCAGTAACTCAATCAATTCGCCCATCTCGGGCAGCGTTAATGCTTCGGCGGGATTCGCGGGAATGGGGCCACTAGGCATCACCTGCAAGGTGCTAAGCGGAGTTTCGTGACAGGCCTCACTCGGATCGCAATCGCCGTTGAGAACGTTTGACAGCCCCAGTTTGCTCTTCATCGCAAAGTTATCGGTGATTTGCGGGCGACGAAGGTCACAATCGATCACGAGTACACGTTTGCCGCTTTGTGCAATCGAACAAGCCAAGTTGCCAGCGACGGTCGTTTTACCGTCACCCGGCAGCGGGCTGGTGACCTGCACTACTTTGCCGCCATCAATCCCCGCTAACTCAAAGAAAATCGCAGTGCGGCAAGAGCGGATCGCTTCAGCCGCGACGGATGCGGGTTGATGCAACACCGCCATCCCCGGATCCAAATCCTTGTATGGATTGATTTCATCTTTCGTTGGTTTCCGAATTCGACCTTTGAAGAACGGAACGTGCGTCAAAACGGGGACTGCTAAAAGTGCGGAAATTTCCTCTGGATCTCGGAACGTATTGGCGTTCATTTCAAGCAGCAGTGCCAAGCCGGCACCAATCACAAGTCCAATAAACGTGCCCATGGCAAGGGTTCGCGTCAGATTGGGACCCACTCGGCCCGCCCTCGAAGGGGCGGTGAGTTCTTGTACCCGAGTTCCGCCTTCCTCTTCGGTTAAACTGACTCGAGCCATCTGCTCTTCAAGTTGGTCCATTAAGTCTCGGTTTCGTTCAAGCTCCCGAAGCATTGCGACATTGTCTTGTTCGTATTTTGCCAACTCGATTGCCGCGGCTCTTTCATCAACAATTTGTTTGTCTAGCTCGAGAATTTGATTCTTCAGCAGGTCTAATTCTGCCTTCGCAGCGATCAGTACTGCCGAAATCGCTTCCTTGGCTTTTTCTTTGGGATCAATCGTTTTGATTTCATTCTCTTTCTTTATTTCCATCAACCGCTTGGTTTGGTCCACAACGATGCGACGAAGCTCGCTCTTCATCAAAGAGAGTTCGGTGTCCAATTGTTTGACTGTCGGATGGCTGGCACCAAATTCGTTCGCCATCTTGTTGCGTTCAATGATCAAAGGGACCAGTTGTTGATCCAGTTTCAACTGAGCAAGCTCCACATCGGCGTCAACCAGATTTCGTGTGATCTCATTTTCGACGTTCGACAATTCGAGATTGACGTTCAGCAGTTTGCTGATCACTGCCATGGCGATCAGATGATCATTGGCTTGGCTGTAAATTGACTCTACCGCTGCGAGTTGTGTCGCCTTTTGACGCATCTGCTCGTTGAGTTCACTTCGTTTACCGGTTAAGAAAAGTTGGCTTTCGCGGTGAGGATTAATTGCTTCACCTTGGCTGTTCCAAGCGAGCGGGGCATCGCGGCGAAAATCTCGGTATTGCTTTTCAAGGTCCGTCATCTTTGGATGCAATTGTTCGATCGCAACAGAGATCAATTGCAACAGTTCACTACGAGAACTTTTTTGTCGTTCGTTAAAGAACGTTTGCATCGCATCGCTGAATGCTTTGACCGAAGCTTCGCAAAGTTCGGCATCAGAGTGCTCGAAGCTCAACACGGCAACGAATGATTGTGCAACCCTTCCTCCTGTGCCTTCAACGGTAAGCGACAGCCCACCACGGGCGGTGCCGTTGTATCGGGTCGGGTCGCCACCAAAACGTTCCTGTAACGGCACCATCTCTGGATTGTCGAACGCCATCTTTACGACACGGTCGCTATACAGATGGGAGCTCAGAATGTCGACACTCGGAACCCCGCCAATCACGTCACCGGTCATCGAGTCAAGGATCGCCGGACGATCCGATTCCACAATCAAGCGAGTGGACGCTCGAAAAGTTTCCGGTGTTTTCAGGTACAACAAAAAGCCGGCCGTAGCACCCACGATCGCAGGTAGGATCACCGCCCATCGGTAACGCCAAAGTGATGCCAGCAGGTTCGTCGAGTCCGCGCTGGTGTCACTCATCGATCGGTCTGCGCCAGTAATGGCGGGGGCTTGGGAATAAGCAAGCCCGCGGTCAGATGATTGCTTCATGAAATATCAAATCGAGAAAAAATGGCGGAAGACGAAGGAGATGCGTCGATCCGATTTTGCGAGATGTTTGGTGAATACAGCGTCTGCATCGAAAATGGCAACTTTCCGAATCTCAGTCTACCGATCAAGTGTTGCTTGGACTAGCAAAAGTTGAACATAAACTGTGTTTGCCTACAAAAACACGGAACAACCGTTTAAATCTGTACAGGTTGGACAGGTTGTCCGGCCGTTGCAGTAGAGCAAGCGAGAAACGTTGGAGTTGGCTCCGCTGTTTTTTATCGCTCCTGAGGATCACGCTCTCCGCTTGCGACTCGCTTCGCGGTCAGTCGGTCTAGCGGCGGAGTGAAACGACGACGTAATTTTGGCACGATGTCAAACGCGAATTCAAAAGATCGCAACAACTCGACCATGGTGCTTTCGCTGGGGGAGAGTGTTCGCTGAATCAGTTGCCGTTAGGGAACCGGGGTTCAGGTAGACATGCTTTGGGGGAACATGCTTTTGCCCCTTAAAAACTGGGGCAGTTTGGATAGCGGTTTAGTCAGACGTAATCCCCATGGTGGTTTTAGACCATTTGCCGTCCAAGCTCGCCGATCATCACGGTTCGCCGTAATCCGATTTTTTAGCGTGGCGTTGCTTTCACCGCCCACCCGCATCTTGACGAGAATCTCTGGAATGTAGCCCACTCGAATTTGTTGGTGAACCATCAGTCGGACGATCCATTCGTAATCGGCGGCCGATCCGAAGTCCGTTAGATACATTCCGAACTTCTCGTAGACCGATTTTCGAACGTAGACGGTCGGATGAGGTGGCATCCAACCTCGTCGGAAGCGACGTGCATCAAAGTGTCCCGACTTCCAATAGCGAATCACGCGGTCGGGGTTTGCCGCATCCACGTAAACTAAGTCACCATAGACGGCGTCCACTTTTTCTCGCGAAAACGTATCGGAAATCCGTCGCAATGCCTCTCGTGAATAGAACAAGTCGTCGGCATGCAGAAAGCCAACCACATCGCCGGTCGCCGCTCGGATGCCCTTGTTTAACGCATCATAGATACCGTCGTCAGGCTCACGGATGCTTGTTGCGATACGGGGCTTGTTCGCAGCGATGACGTCCGCGGTGCCATCCGTGGACATCCCGTCGACAAGAATGTGTTCATGCTCGGTCGCAAGCTGTGATGCCACGCTGTCGATTGTCGACGCGAGGGTCGATTCTCGATTGAATACAGCAGTGATGACGGAAATCTTCATGGCAGCAACGTTCCACGAGGTTCAGCGATGGCATTGGCTTGGTGACTGAGTCTGCCGCGGCATTGTGTCTTTGAAATAGGAAAGGAGAGCACGCGTGACACGATTTCACCGCAGGCTGGTTTCGTCATTGTAAATCTCGTTCCGATTTTTTTAGAATAATAAACCATTCATAAATCGCCATCAGCAGACAGAATCGTAGGCCTGGTCTTCCGTCTAAAAAGCCGCATTTGAGCAAGTACTGGTAAAAGAATCGAACAACGGGGCGTGCGGGCAATCTGCGGCTAAGGCCTCGCAGGGCATGTCGGCGAATTGCTCGATCTTTAGAGATCAATTGGCGAAACATGAAATTGGGCTCTGCTTGTCGCTCGAGAGCAGACTCGTAAGTCGAATACTTGTTATGCCGTTCGATCCAGTTAGAGATTCCCTTGCTGAACGCATCGTGAATAAAGGGTTCGTTAATCTTTGGAATGGTTCCAACAAGCCGAGGAATCGGTACCTCGCCATGTCCTGAATCTTCAAACGCAGGCGTGTTGCGTCTTACCAGACGCATAATCCATACGGGGAATCCATCGGAATACTTTAGCCATGTCCCTTGGAACATGGTCTTACGACACAGGGCAAACGCAGCGCAATCATTCGGCGCGACTCGGACCGCATCGCTCACTGCCCTTGCGAACGAAGGCGTTGATGTCTCATCGGCATCGAAATGCAAAATCCATTCGCCTTGTACTTGGGGTTGTCGCATCGCCCAGTTTCGCTGCGAAGCAAAGCTTTCGAAGGCATGGTTCATGACTTTTGCCCCCGCGCTGCGAGCAATGTCCGCTGTGCCATCGGTCGAGTTGTCGTCAACCACAATCACCTCGCTGCACCAGTCAAGCGATTGGATGCAGCGGGCGATATTGGCAGCTTCATTGCGGCAAATAACGATGGCGGAAATCATGGGCATGTCATCGGTTCAGGGCCGTCACCGCGTAAACCGCGATGAGCGTGACGCCATGGGAGAAGGCTATTCTGAGTCAACACGCAATGTCCTTTCCTTGATGTGCGTGGCTGGGTTTCCTGCTACCACGGTCCAAGCCGGGACGTCCTTCATCGCAACGGCTCTCGCACCCACGATCGCGCCGTTACCAACGTTGACATTGGGACCAAGGAATGCGTCGGCGCAGATCCAGACGTCATCACCAATGGTGATGGGCGTTTTTTGTAAATCCATCGTTGGCGATTGGTAATCATGTGAGCCAGCGCAGAGGTGGCATCCTTGCGAAACCGTCACGCGTCTACCAAGCGTGATTTTGCCTAGGTTGTAAATTCGGGCTCGCTCGCCAATGGCGGTGTCGTCGCCAATTTCTAATTGCCATGGAAACGTGATTTTTACCGTGTTGTAGAGATGCACACGGCGGCCAATCTTGGCTCCGAAAAATCGTAGGATCCAGCAGCGAGTTTCAAACAGTGGTCGGGGGATCAGACGGAAA
This window encodes:
- a CDS encoding glycosyltransferase family 2 protein, which produces MPMISAIVICRNEAANIARCIQSLDWCSEVIVVDDNSTDGTADIARSAGAKVMNHAFESFASQRNWAMRQPQVQGEWILHFDADETSTPSFARAVSDAVRVAPNDCAAFALCRKTMFQGTWLKYSDGFPVWIMRLVRRNTPAFEDSGHGEVPIPRLVGTIPKINEPFIHDAFSKGISNWIERHNKYSTYESALERQAEPNFMFRQLISKDRAIRRHALRGLSRRLPARPVVRFFYQYLLKCGFLDGRPGLRFCLLMAIYEWFIILKKSERDLQ
- a CDS encoding WcaF family extracellular polysaccharide biosynthesis acetyltransferase, which encodes MTLRISENRNAKNYSWQVQGARIAWALGELIFRLIPRPLFETRCWILRFFGAKIGRRVHLYNTVKITFPWQLEIGDDTAIGERARIYNLGKITLGRRVTVSQGCHLCAGSHDYQSPTMDLQKTPITIGDDVWICADAFLGPNVNVGNGAIVGARAVAMKDVPAWTVVAGNPATHIKERTLRVDSE
- a CDS encoding acyl-CoA thioesterase; amino-acid sequence: MKHHSLELRVRYDECDPMGFVHHSNYLRYFEIGRTELLRASGGCYREMEASGQLVVVVRVDCRYKRPAQYDDLITVQTSIARVTAAKIIHEYTITRKTPSGQPETLVDATVTLAVIDRDGKVQRVPQALLDQYEEE
- the rnpA gene encoding ribonuclease P protein component, with amino-acid sequence MRYRFPKSRRIVHSSQFTLILRRGVCVADGVLVLFAVKRDSKSASRIGVTIPKRTGNAVARNHWKRLIRESFRTQQDRVPDGIDIIVRPKKGAKASWPPIQKSIPYLTRKAIKRLG
- a CDS encoding glycosyltransferase family 2 protein, which gives rise to MKISVITAVFNRESTLASTIDSVASQLATEHEHILVDGMSTDGTADVIAANKPRIATSIREPDDGIYDALNKGIRAATGDVVGFLHADDLFYSREALRRISDTFSREKVDAVYGDLVYVDAANPDRVIRYWKSGHFDARRFRRGWMPPHPTVYVRKSVYEKFGMYLTDFGSAADYEWIVRLMVHQQIRVGYIPEILVKMRVGGESNATLKNRITANRDDRRAWTANGLKPPWGLRLTKPLSKLPQFLRGKSMFPQSMST
- a CDS encoding DUF1598 domain-containing protein: MMVQRLTCLGVPLGLFFVASFMTGDSLAQPPLSRLQSGEFAAALNDAANASPQQRDQFLAKISTAQSAVGDSVAANSTLRGIESAEARSQVIETNNGAAGGSSFADFGSLMALIETTVVPDTWESLGGPSTMAPYPQGVFVDPQGTLRECETLRHANAMDNLVAQLDDAATATGHAALFAPSAWRTPSPLRSVSLRRLRDALSSYQVSGQSVPESIQYLAGLSQVRFVQFTDDDIVLSGEVGGIETYQGWYRDRVTARNTMRLDFLLTCLAAAQNGQSFGCTIDPSREGLQNAVQAAVGIQNKSIPIGTAAEAVRVALGMQRVEVFGTPPDTVLGYVMVEADRHMKQLALGERELPEGAIDYLDAVDTLIARGPPRDLLLRLWFTASPRSVRSDTNQRVFEIQGTPIRLSGQNERAIASGQRGHLTNDPRTELFVADFNQNWDRIRQQYPIYGALESVYQAASIAELAQRYTEARAHDALIQSVSQFNADRPWMLTAPRQVESIATMHTVRHGKQNHHIVIASGGVSVDPKQTLPSQFDRYATLDAISASTDPRPRLLQRWWWDSEE
- a CDS encoding DnaJ C-terminal domain-containing protein, which encodes MAEDLYQILGVARDATKDDIKKAHRKLALKYHPDKNQDDKTAREKFKRVQEAYDVLSDEEKRAAYDRYGADFEKIRGGGFNPHAGGGGGAGFEGLDLEQIFGGRGGGDVKFEGGFSDFFEQLMGGGARGGAGRGAGRGRRAAPPQRGGNIRHELELPLQTAVLGGTTEFYLNRTGKNEKLSVTIPPGVETGSKIRLRDQGEPSPNGGPRGDLILLIKVSDHPHFRRIGKNLELKLPVSLSEAMLGAKIDVPTPSGTVTLSVPAGTSSGRRLRLKGQGIRNRDGSAGDLIVELQIRLPESIDDESKELVEKFAERNPLNLRHDLSF
- a CDS encoding arginyltransferase; protein product: MNRPSEFRMPSDECRLVVVQDQLQPCPYLGDTMARMPLRLPIGNVTPEITDQMLAMGFRRSGDFVYRTQCPACQACHPTRLDVSTFRWTKSFKRVLRRGDQDLTWQWNPPSVDALRTEMFNQHRHQRNLGIRDEQVDEDAYRSFLSDSCCETRELSIWKANRLVAVSIVDIGRRSTSAVYTHFRPEESRYSLGTYAVLKQIEWAQATARQYVYLGMYVAENSHLNYKSRFQPQQRLVEGRWIDFDQR
- a CDS encoding polysaccharide biosynthesis tyrosine autokinase, which codes for MSDTSADSTNLLASLWRYRWAVILPAIVGATAGFLLYLKTPETFRASTRLIVESDRPAILDSMTGDVIGGVPSVDILSSHLYSDRVVKMAFDNPEMVPLQERFGGDPTRYNGTARGGLSLTVEGTGGRVAQSFVAVLSFEHSDAELCEASVKAFSDAMQTFFNERQKSSRSELLQLISVAIEQLHPKMTDLEKQYRDFRRDAPLAWNSQGEAINPHRESQLFLTGKRSELNEQMRQKATQLAAVESIYSQANDHLIAMAVISKLLNVNLELSNVENEITRNLVDADVELAQLKLDQQLVPLIIERNKMANEFGASHPTVKQLDTELSLMKSELRRIVVDQTKRLMEIKKENEIKTIDPKEKAKEAISAVLIAAKAELDLLKNQILELDKQIVDERAAAIELAKYEQDNVAMLRELERNRDLMDQLEEQMARVSLTEEEGGTRVQELTAPSRAGRVGPNLTRTLAMGTFIGLVIGAGLALLLEMNANTFRDPEEISALLAVPVLTHVPFFKGRIRKPTKDEINPYKDLDPGMAVLHQPASVAAEAIRSCRTAIFFELAGIDGGKVVQVTSPLPGDGKTTVAGNLACSIAQSGKRVLVIDCDLRRPQITDNFAMKSKLGLSNVLNGDCDPSEACHETPLSTLQVMPSGPIPANPAEALTLPEMGELIELLREDYDYVILDTPPLLVVTDPSITAGMADGVIMALRIRRKSKPNAKESVNILRSVGANLFGVVINNSDEAGTSDGYKGYGYYRYGRYTNRYRRRNGSDTSKGRDSSRSNMAPVVVKGRGSTSSRKAKKAVPLSMTGVDSDV